From a single Anaerolineales bacterium genomic region:
- a CDS encoding dual specificity protein phosphatase, translated as MRKLIDALRKGTTIIRQRLRTQGVRTTLLWFMVRGTTFLTGIPTIRYTRISPQIYVGPQYRARGMGKLANEGIRAGLNLRVEFDDAAHGLAMPSYCHLPTVDDTPPSLEHLRRGIEFIDQAVKAGEKVYIHCAGGIGRAPTMAAAYFISQGDDLAGALRRIRAVRPFIRIMPSQLEQLEKLEDQLRNKRRGDQRAAESI; from the coding sequence ATGCGAAAGCTGATCGACGCGCTGCGCAAGGGCACGACCATCATTCGCCAACGGCTGCGGACTCAAGGCGTTCGGACGACCTTGCTGTGGTTTATGGTGCGGGGGACGACCTTCCTGACCGGGATACCAACGATTCGCTACACGCGCATCTCACCGCAGATCTACGTCGGTCCGCAATACCGGGCACGCGGCATGGGGAAATTGGCAAACGAGGGAATACGCGCCGGGCTGAACTTGCGGGTCGAATTCGACGACGCAGCTCACGGTTTGGCGATGCCGAGCTACTGCCATCTACCCACGGTCGACGACACGCCTCCCAGCCTGGAACATCTCCGGCGCGGGATCGAATTCATCGACCAGGCCGTCAAGGCCGGCGAGAAGGTGTACATCCACTGCGCGGGCGGGATCGGTCGAGCCCCAACGATGGCCGCGGCGTATTTCATCAGCCAGGGCGACGATCTGGCCGGCGCGCTCCGGCGCATCCGGGCGGTCCGCCCCTTCATCCGCATCATGCCCTCACAATTGGAACAGCTCGAGAAACTCGAAGATCAACTCCGCAATAAACGTCGGGGGGATCAACGTGCTGCCGAGAGCATCTGA